CTCTTCCCCTCCGAGCTTCCACCACTTCTCGCAGAGGGGGGCTACGACGTCGCGGTGAAGAACCGGCCGGCACGTCAGTGCGGCGGCGATTATTACGATGCGCTCCCGGCACGCGATTCGAGTGGCGAGCCCCGGGTGCTGCTGTGCGTGGCCGACGTGTCGGGAAAGGGCTTGCCCGCGGCGCTGCTGATGAGCAACATGCAGGCCACGCTGCGCGCACTTCTCGGACGCCTGCCCTCTCTCAGCGAGCTCGCGGCGCATTCGAGTAACCTCCTCTTCGCCACGACCGCCGCCAACAAGTACGTCACCGCGGCGTTCGTGGAGCTCACACCCTCGAGCGGCGCCGCACGCTACGTGAGCGCCGGCCACACCGACTGCCTGCTGCTGCGGGCCGACGGCGAAGAGGTCTGGCTCAAGTCTACGGGGACACCGCTTGGGTTGCTCGAGGGCGAATCCTACACCGACACCACCTTCTCACTCGATCCCGGGGACTGCCTGGCGCTCTTCTCGGACGGCGTGACCGAGGCCCAGAACGAAGCCGGCGAG
The genomic region above belongs to Vicinamibacteria bacterium and contains:
- a CDS encoding PP2C family protein-serine/threonine phosphatase; this translates as LFPSELPPLLAEGGYDVAVKNRPARQCGGDYYDALPARDSSGEPRVLLCVADVSGKGLPAALLMSNMQATLRALLGRLPSLSELAAHSSNLLFATTAANKYVTAAFVELTPSSGAARYVSAGHTDCLLLRADGEEVWLKSTGTPLGLLEGESYTDTTFSLDPGDCLALFSDGVTEAQNEAGEEFGEARLCDIVRSSAKESAEAVVSRIFDAIDRFAGTAPQFDDITVLVLKKL